TCTGCGCATCGAGCCGACCCCACTGTCCAGCGCACCCGAGGGCGGGGTTCCAAGCCCGCCGCCGAAGGAGGACGTGCCCGCGCAGCCCGCCGAGCGTGTCACCCAGGACACGGTCTGGTGGTCGGCGTTCGCCGATCCAGCGCTCGATGCGGCCATCCAGGAGTGCTTCGGCGACAACCTGGTCCTGCGCGAAGTGCGGGAGCTGATCTACGAGAACCAGCTCGACCCCAACGTGCCGCAAGGTTGGTGGTACCCGCTCCAGGTCGGCATCCTGAACCCGGCGGGGCTGAGTCGTGTCGTTGCCAACGCCAACCTTCCGCCCGCGCCGCCAACCCGGGCCGAGTACAACCTCGCCACCGTCGGTTTCGGTGTGACGTACCAGGTCGACCTGTTTGGATCCCTCGGTGCGCAGCGGCGCGCGGGAATGAACTTCGCCGAGCAGCAGCGGCAGCTCACCGAGGGCCGCATCCAGGACCTCGCGGTGCGGATCACCCAGGTCTGGTTCGACATCCTCGAGGCCCGCGCGCTCCGGGACCTCACGCTGCGGCAGATCGACTACAACAAGGAACTGCTCCGGCTGGTTCGAGCACGGTTCGAGCAGCACCTCACGCCCCGGCTCGTGGTGCTGCAGCAGGAGCAGTTGCTGGTGAACCTCGAATCGCAGGTGCCGCTGATCGCCACCCGGAACGCGCTCTTGAATTCGGAGCTGAAGGCGCTGCTGGGCAGGGTACCCACCCCCGCCGACGACATCGTTCCACTCGATCGACAGCTTCCCGATCTCCCGCCCCCACCGAAACTCGGAACGCCGGGCGACCTCAACGTGAACACGCCCGAGGTGCGGCTCGCGGAGCTGCGCGTCGCCGAGATCGATCACCGCATCAACGCGAACCTGGCGAGCTGGCTTCCGACGATTCAACTGGTGGGCACCGTGGGCGCTTTGAAGGTCGGCCTCTCGGAGCCGGCCCTGCGCGAGTCCGTCGTCGGGGTGAACCTGACCTGGGCCATGTTCGATGGAAGGCGCGTCACCGAATACATGCGACTGCCGATCCAGCTCCATCGTCGCCATATCCAACACCAGCTCGCGCTGAACACCGCGATTGGACGGGTGCAGGATGCCGTGGTCCAGGAGGAGAACGAGGCGACGAGCCTGCGCAGCCTGCGTGCGCAGGTCCAGCTCGGGCGGCAGCTCCTGGACGAGGCGAGGCGAATCTTCGAGCAGGGGCAATCAGACTATCTGACGGTGCTCTCCGCCCTGACGAATCTGGTCGGGCTCGAGCGCGCGAGTCTTCAGGCGCAACGGCTGCTGCTCAACCATCGCGTCGAGGTCTATCGCTCGCTCGGCGGCACCTGGTCGCGCGATGTCACACTGAAGCGGGAGTGAGAGGCCATGGCACAACTGCAAGCGGATGAGATGCTCTACATTCCCAATCGAAAGCGGCTCACGCACGACCGGCTCGACGCAGGGAATGGCCAGCAGGTCCTGCACCTCTTCTATGGCGAGGTGGAGCTCATCTTCGACGAGCCGGACATCGCGCCCTTGGGCGAGAAGCTGCTCCAGGTCGAGCAATTTCAAGCCGCCGACGCCATGGCGTGGTCGGATGGCGCGCCCCATTCCTGGGACAAGACCCGGGACCTGCTCGAGATGTTGATCGAACAGCGGGTGTTGAGGCGGGTCTCGGATGCGCCCACGGGCCGCACCACGGTGTCCTACCCTGAGCGGTTGGGTGAGGTGCCTGCCGGGCGTGAGCCGCTCACGTTCAGCGCCCGCGACAATCGTTGCCCCATGCTGACCGAACAGGCGTTTGGACGGGCGTTCGAGATCTCGAACCTCGAGGTGGTCGTGCCGGTCTACCGCGTGGCGCATCCGGCGCTCGACGGTGACGGCCGACAAGTGGGCGAGAACAACGTCGCACCGCGCACCTTGTTCCTCGACCTCCCCACGGTGCGCAAGCAGTGCCACTACGCGGGGAGCCGGTACCAGAGCGAACTGCCGATGAACGTGACCGCGATGAAGGCCATGGCGCGGCAGTGGCCGGACCTGCTCTCGCTGACCGAGCAGTTCCGCAAGGCCTTCTTCGCGCGCATGCCGCCACGGACCCCCGGCGTGCTCACCGCGGGCGAGCTCCACATGATGGTCGTCTGCACGCTCGCGTCGGTCGGGTACGTGATGGTGCGGGGCACCAATCCCGTGCTGAACGGGGAGCTCGACAACGGACTCTCGGCCATGTTCCGGCTGATCGACGGAGTTCGCCTGGTCACCAACGACCTGGTGCGCGACGCTCCCGAGCAGCCCGTCACCGCGCAAACGATCGTGGACTATGCCGAGCGTCACGCGGTCTTCCATGGTCCGCACGGCGTGTGCGCCGGGCCGCCGGCGCTCATCAACGAATACATGCAGGTGTTGACCGGCGCGGCCCCGGCACCCATCGAGGCCCAGCCCGACATCGCAGCGCGCCTGGGTGATCTCGACGCCGCGCTCGATTACGGCCTGCTCGGGCAGCGCGTCGAATCGGTGGTCCGCTTCTTCGGCGCGACCCAGGGGCTGCTCCACGAACGGCTCCGGGCGGCGTTCGCCGGACACCTCCCGCGCACCGCGCTGCAAGAGTTCGTGGAGGCGCCCATCGATGTCGCGCGTTACCCGCTGCTCCGGGACGATTTCCCACTCACCGAGACCTACCAGCGCGAGATCAACCTCAGCCGCTGGTTGTTCGCGCGCATCGGCGAGGCGTTCCCCGGCACGCCGCAGGGTACCTCGCTGGACGAACTGGCGAAGCTGGATCCCGCCGAGCAGGCCACGAGCCAGCGGCGACTGGCCGAACTCTTTTCGCATGGGCTGCCGGGAGACAAGGTCGTGGCGGAGCCCCTCTGCGGTGAGCTCGCTGCCGTCGCCGCCAGCGCGTTTTCCCTCGAGCGCCGGTGCCTGCGCGTCGTCGAGCGCGAGCAAGCGATGCTGAACCAGCGGCTCCAGCGCCCGGATCACCCACTGACCGGCATGGACCTGGCAGTGTTCACGCGGCCGCGCAATGGCCCCCCGTTGGCGGAGACGCTCGCGCGCGGTCTGGGCGTCTCGGTCACCAGCGACTCTGCCTCGACCGTGCTGGGCTACGGTGAGAGCAGCCTCACGTTGAAGGACTAGAGGATTCAATGCACCCAGAGCTCGTCCGCCGCTTCCACGAACCGATTCGCGATGAGGCCGCGCGCCGGTATGGCCTGTCGCCCGAGCAGCTCACCGAGCTCACGGCCTTCGAGAACTTCGTCTACGAGGCGGAGAACGACGACGGCGAGGGCCTCATCTTGCGCATCTCGCACAGTACGCGGCGAACGATCGACTACACGCTGGGGGAGGTCGAGTTCGTTCGCTATCTGGCGGCCGCGCGCATTCCCATCGCCTCGCCGGTCCTCTCCGATTCGGGGCAGTTCGTGGAGCGGATTGAAGACCGCGAGCCCGGCGGCTACTTCGTCGCCACCGCGTTCGAGCGCGCGCCGGGCATCGTCTTCGACGACGCGCCTCCGCTCAAGGAGCGCTACTGGAAGCCGCCCCTGTTCCGCGACCTGGGCCGGCTGTTCGCGCGGCTCCACAACCGCGCGCAGAGCTACGCGCCTTCGAGCCCCAAGCTCAAGCGACAGGAATGGCATGAGTACGACGTGGTCGACATCAATCGGTTCGCGCCTCCCGAGGAGACGCTCGTTCGTGAGCGCACCGCGGCGATCATCGCGCGATTGAACCAGCTACCGCGAACACCGGAGAGCTACGGGCTGATCCACGCCGATCTCCACATGCACAACTTCTGCTTCGCCGAAGGGAAGGTCACCGCGTTCGACTTCGACAACTGCGAGTACGCGTGGTTCGTCAAGGACATCGCGGTGCTCCTCTTCTACATCGCGCGAGGCGAGGAGAGAGAGGCGCGCGACGCAGCGGTTGCTGCGTTCCTGGGGCCGTTCCTCGAAGGGTATCGGGAACTCCGACGGATGGATCGTGAGTGGCTCGCGGCCGTGCCGGACCTGCTCGCGCTCCAGCGTTCGATGAACTACGCGCTGTTCCACCAGTATCGTGAC
This genomic window from Myxococcus hansupus contains:
- a CDS encoding phosphotransferase enzyme family protein translates to MHPELVRRFHEPIRDEAARRYGLSPEQLTELTAFENFVYEAENDDGEGLILRISHSTRRTIDYTLGEVEFVRYLAAARIPIASPVLSDSGQFVERIEDREPGGYFVATAFERAPGIVFDDAPPLKERYWKPPLFRDLGRLFARLHNRAQSYAPSSPKLKRQEWHEYDVVDINRFAPPEETLVRERTAAIIARLNQLPRTPESYGLIHADLHMHNFCFAEGKVTAFDFDNCEYAWFVKDIAVLLFYIARGEEREARDAAVAAFLGPFLEGYRELRRMDREWLAAVPDLLALQRSMNYALFHQYRDPAVLDESTLDRWGRFRRDIEADTPVLQLDFTSF
- a CDS encoding TolC family protein; the protein is MRLRLTLALLVMTCSGCELIRPVVVKPPPTPGSYSTAVDLRIEPTPLSSAPEGGVPSPPPKEDVPAQPAERVTQDTVWWSAFADPALDAAIQECFGDNLVLREVRELIYENQLDPNVPQGWWYPLQVGILNPAGLSRVVANANLPPAPPTRAEYNLATVGFGVTYQVDLFGSLGAQRRAGMNFAEQQRQLTEGRIQDLAVRITQVWFDILEARALRDLTLRQIDYNKELLRLVRARFEQHLTPRLVVLQQEQLLVNLESQVPLIATRNALLNSELKALLGRVPTPADDIVPLDRQLPDLPPPPKLGTPGDLNVNTPEVRLAELRVAEIDHRINANLASWLPTIQLVGTVGALKVGLSEPALRESVVGVNLTWAMFDGRRVTEYMRLPIQLHRRHIQHQLALNTAIGRVQDAVVQEENEATSLRSLRAQVQLGRQLLDEARRIFEQGQSDYLTVLSALTNLVGLERASLQAQRLLLNHRVEVYRSLGGTWSRDVTLKRE